From Aegilops tauschii subsp. strangulata cultivar AL8/78 chromosome 5, Aet v6.0, whole genome shotgun sequence:
gagtgtagattcactcattttgcttcgtatgtagtaacttgttgaaatctctagaaaagcaagtatttaggaacggagggagtatattttaACGTGACTGGCCCAAGTAAAAGCCCACACAAGTAGCGTGGATTGACTCGACTGATCGCTTTCCTATCTGGTGTAGCACATAATGCAGGATGGACGCCTCCCCGCCTCCTCCTAAATCGACTTGATTGCCTCCTAGCTCGGCAATTCCCTGCCACGGTCTCTCGTCTATCGTCTCCCGGTTAAGTCTTGGGCACAACGGTCGCCAAAGGCAAGCCGACAACGGCAAATCCCAGTCCAAATTCAAGGTATGTGATATAAAATCATGACATCTTCCTCGTATACATGTTCAATCTAGCCTAGAATCATTGTGTGGTGATGCCCAATGCCCTAATTTTCTAATTATGTTTCCCATCAACTTTGATTGATCTAGGCTAGGGAACAATATTTCTCAAAGAACAATCAGTAACCAGATTCAGATGATGATGCCAGCACTTCAAGACAACCTTGGATGTAAACCAGGTGCATTAAAATGTTGTTGATGCAACTAGTCTTTAAAGAATTCTATTGGGAGCAAAATTAATTTTGATGATTTGCCTTATGATTCAGCTAATCTGAAGAGAATTTCATGGTACACAAATAATCCTAAGAAGCAAGATGAGACTACTATATGTAATATGTGATAAACTTTTTTTTACAGATTTGTTGTCTTTTAGCTATACATTTGTTGTAAGATGGTGTGAAATTGGACTTTTTACACTTGATTAACGCATACCAAATCCTCACAGTGAGTTAATGAGTGAACCCAAATAGCCGAGTTCTCTGGCTCCGCCCCTACGCCACTGACAGGTAAGAACGACTAACTCGGGCTAGGTAGGCAGGAATATACTAACGAAAATAACGTGTGACAGTTTTGTAACTCGTCCACACGCGTGGATTATCGTCCAGTCGAGTTTGCACGAATCTTGACATGCTGAGGCGGATTTTGCATGCCATGTAGGatggggctggtgtgtgggcgttggaGAGTTCGCCCACCCGCCCCGCAACACGCGGTTTGCTAGCTGCACTGTGTGGACGAACTAGTTGCACTGTGTGGACGAACTAGTTTCTGCCCACACAACCACCACCTAGTCCATGCGACACTCATACATTGttggatggcaactgcagttacgcGTACGTGGCAACCAGGTAAACACACATGACAACTATGATTCATTGCTAGACGGCAACTGCAGTTGCGCGTACGTGGCAACTAGATAAACACATATGTCAACTGTGATTAACCATACATGACAACTATAGTTGGACCACACGTGGCAACCATGTAGTTGCGGCAGGACGTGTGGACATTTTTGCTTCGTGCCACACGCACAGGATGAAGATGAGTAGTACTTATTGAGCGTGTCATGAAGTAGCTGCGCCTACATGTGTGGGCAATTCTAATGTTCGACTACCCACAACCCGTGTAGGCTGCTTTCTACTAGTGCCACACACGGTGTGTAGGCGTTATCGGCGTCCTTATACTAATAAGAATGTGTCAGGCAGCTCCGCGACGATGGCACAATCGCAGCTGCATCGAGGGCTCTTCATCGTGCTGGAAAGAGACGGTGTTGTGTGGTGTGAGGCCGGTGGCGTGTCACAGGGATTTCAGCGTCGCCGCGTTGCGCTCGCGCCACGACGTGCAAGACGGTGTGGAAGCGGACAAAGTCGGCGGCGTCTTGTAGGCGTCCAGAGATCTCGCCGAGCAGGTCCGGCTGGAGAGGCTGGCCCACGAGCGGGAAGGTCCCACGAGCCTGTCCATAGTCATTGCCGGAGTCGGACACGTCCAAATCGATAGATCGAAGGAGACGGAGGCATCCGGACTCCAGTCAAAGTCCTTCCAAAAAAATAAGGACCAATAAAGAAGTCACCAACCAGCCAAAATACAAGCCCTACGATCACATCACATAAAATAGAAGGAAACCCTACGATCGATCTCACGTTGCCCGACTATCGCCGGCCGCCCATCCATCGATGACGATGGGACGTCGCCGCCGCAACGTGGAGATCCCCAGCGAGATCCTACACGACATCCTGATGAAGCTGACGACCAGGGACGTGGCCCGGTCCTGCTGCATCTCCAGGCAGTGGCGCGCCGCCGTCAGCGACCCCTTCTTCCGCAGCACCCACGCCAACGCCATGGCCATGGCCGGCCACGCCGCGGCCCCGGCGGAGGTCCTGCTCGTCTCCAAGACGTGCGAGCCCGGCCTGGGCGACGAGGTGAGCGCCTCCAGCATGTCCACGGGCAAGGACCTGCGCTCCTTCGCCGTCCCCGGCGGCTACGACCTCGCCAACGTCTGCCACGGCCTCCTCTGCTACGTGCACCGCGCCGGCGGCCCCGAGGCGCCGGCGGTGGTGTGCAACCCGGCCACCGGCGAGACGCTGGCGCTGCCCAAGCCGCCCCCGCTCGCCGCCAAGGGCAGGAAGCACCTCTTCGCCCTGGGATTCAGCCCGCCCACCAACGAGTACAAGCTGTTCAGGTTCTCGCCCTTCTCCATGGACGTGTACACCTTAGGCGACACCGCCGGGTGGCGGCAACATTTGCGCAGCTCGTCGTCTTGTCCAACCCAAACCACGGCCTGGGCGCCATTGCTGATCGACGGCAAGCTATACATGCCGACGAATTGCTGGAAGCGGGTGCTGGTGGTCGATGTGGTCACCGAGACGTGCCGCTCGTACGGTCTCCCCGAGGTAAAGACTTTTGACGGCGTGCCGCTAGTGGGTGCCTTTGAGCTCGAAGGCCGGCTGTGCCTCGCCATCCACGAAATCATCCATGACCTTCCCCGGGGCCTCAACCTTTGGATCATGTCGCTACCGCCGGAGGACGGCAACGAACCGCCGGAGGACGGCAACGAACCGCCCCTCTGGGAACCGCGACATAGGTTTGACATCGATGAATTCTACGCGACCAAGCCTTGGAGCGCCTGGGCCGATGATGGCGGCGAGATGCTATGCTACATGCACGGCAACACCTTGCACAAGTACGACAAGAGAGGACGCCCACCGAAAAGTGAACAACTCCGGCTCCCAGAGATACCATCAGCATGGAGATCGTCGAAATGCCGCTGGAGCATCCATGGGGGTTACCATCTCACCCTGCTCTCTCCTCTTACCTTTGCGTTGCCGCCTTCCAAGGACAAACACCAATTCAAGCACACCCTCTCACGTGTACTGTACGACGCCATCCGTCCGTGGGTGAGGAAAGCTGAGGAATATATATGAAAATTAGCCGACAAAAGTTTTACTCGTCATTTTGTGAAGAAAGTTCAGTCACAAACAACTTCGCTTCGTACTTGACAAAGTTAGTGTCTGCTTATGGTGATAAACTATAGGACTACTACAGCAACAAAAAAACAAGAAGAAGAGAGGATAAACCAAGCATGTCTGCTTATTTTCATTACTCTATGACCTGAACCATATTTGGAATATGATTTATGATACGTGCAATTTGTGAACGAAAGTGAGTTTCGTGATATGTGAAATACAATTTGTGGTATGTGAAACATGCGTGTGAGGCTAGTGTATGTGTATGATTCAGACATTTCTATGATCCAGTTTATGAAATATGTGAAAATGTTGAAATTTCAGCCTTTTGAAATTTGAAAAATAGTTGGGAAATTTCAGTTAAAAAAATAGTTGGGATATGTATTGAAATTGTGATTTGTGAAATAGGTGTAGTTCCTAATGTTTAGTTAATGAAATTGAAATTTTGGAAATTTGCGGGTTTAAAATAGTTGTTATGACTTTTAAAAAATATgaaattgaaagtgctagttatcgactaggggggggggggggggtgtgaataggcgatttttatgaaagtcttcaaaacatgggagtttagaagacaaacaatagaaatgaacctattgacatgcagcggaaggtagactacactagacaagccatagtcaagtattcaatgaacactagtagaaaacagggctttggttcgggcatggcaagcccattagtcctggttcagtcacgaaccgggacccatcggggcattcgtcccggttcgtgagcccagggggccggccggggcctcgtgggcattggtcccggttcgtatggacccatttgtcccggttcgaggcacgaaccgggaccaatgggcctcgctcctggccacaaccattggtcccgatTCTTGGCTTGAATCGGGACAGAAGGCttggctttagtcccggttccagccacgaaccgggacaaatgagttgcccatatataccccatcgccgcggcagaacactccagagtgctctgttttttctagccggcgaggggagggcatttgggtgctctagctcacctcctatgcacatgaggtgttcgatgaaatgtctgagccacactagtcgccggcaccaccgtggtgagcctcttgttcttatcttctttctgaaagaaaaaaaattcttacttcagatagatacttgtctaattttcttacttttattattccttgttacTATATactgcgatggttttggtatccgcccccgtcggccctcgtcctgtctatgattcggatgtggtatatatgatctttttataactatttggttcatttattgtttatgacaattatgccgaccaacgcgacatagattttatttatgtaggaggtggttgaaccggaaattccaaccgaccctattgtcgagaggttaaatttagttgaagaagaaaacaattacttgaaggaaaaaataaaaaaatgaggaggagaagatgatattggagttgcatgttgcggatgtcgtcgatgatcacaagatcaagatggatgcaatgcggttgaagattagaaagattagaaaatatgccattcataccgaggcttggtatcattatgcagttgaatcaattgttaccttggttgcgattatgatcgcatttgttgttgcattgaaatgctttacataatttcaatgtatggtttaattagatgctctggagagctatatgttgttcaatgagaactatgtatgtactttggttttaatgtgatgatgaacttctattaatttggtcacttatctattcatgagAGCTATATGCTgccttcaatttcagggtcttatagctcaaaataatcagtaaatacatgaaaaataacaaatgaagtcagaaagggttgaaaattgatgatgtggctttgaatggtgcattttgaacaccgaaaaagtttggggttcaaataagttcaaaaaaatgaaatccctttgtaacagacgagtttccgtatgaaaccctgatacttcgaaagagattgtccgttttgtacacgaagtgcatccagtttttgccgtaaccctctctactttcttgcacatgctatgtggatgaaatgatgataccatgccaactttcaaccttttcaaagttcatttgaaatgcttttcaatttcagggtcttatagctcaaaataatcagtaaatgcatgaaaaataacaaatgaagtcagaaagggttgaaaattgatgatgtggctttgaatggtgcattttgaacacataaaaactatggacttcaaataagttcaaaaaatgaaatccctttgtaacaacgagtttccgtatgaaaccctgatacttcgaaagagattgtccgttttgtacacgaagtgcatccagtttttgccgtaaccctctctactttcttgcacatgctatatgggtgaaatgatgataccatgccaactttaaaccttttcggagttcatttgaaattcttttcaatttcagggtcttatagctcaaaataatcagtaaatgcataaaaaataacaaatgaagtcagaaagggttgaaaattgatgatgtggctttgaatggtgcattttgaacacaggaAAACTATGGgcttcaaataagttcaaaaaatgaaatccctttgtaacagacgagtttccgtatgaaaccctgatacttcgaaagagattgtccgttttgtacacgaagtgcatccagtttttgccgtaaccctctctactttcttgcacatgctatgtgggtgaaatgatgaattatcaaagtattttctgttcaaaatcattaaaagcaaaaagaattttcataaagaacttttttgttacaaactttaattagcaaaaagaattatcataaaataaaataaataagtaattggaaacaaaataatataaactttaataaaatatataagtagaaacaaaataaaataaaataaaataaactttaataacataaatgaaatttatgaaactaaaattatcaaagtattttctgttcaaaacattataagcaacctctagtattattgaaactaaaattatataaaattgatgcaactaaaattatcaaagtattttctgttcaaaaccaTTAAAAgcaaaagaattttcataaagaactttttttgttagaaactttaatagcaaaaagaattatcataaaataaaataaataagtaattagaaataaaataaaataaaataaataagtattttgttgtaagtagaaacaaaacaaaataaataaagcaaaaaagaaaacaaaaaaactgagaaaaaataaaaaaattgccacctactgggccaccacggcgtgaatacgactagaaacccatccatgggccaggattcaggcccgcagaaggcccagtagtcCCACAGGCATAGTAGTGTTAGATTTGGCCCATAGGCCTGTAATCCAGAGGAGTTCGAGAGGGAAGAGGCAACCGAGCTTATAAACAGGTGTCGAAcgctctcaactagcgaggtgggactaaactcccaccaccacgccgctgtgcaaggcctttggtcccggttggtggcaccaaccgagactaaaggggggcattggtcttGGTTTGTGGCagcaaccgggacaaatgcccccctttagtcccggttggtgccaccaaccgggaccaaaggcctctgcttcccgccctttgggctgctgaaaagagacctttggtcccggttggtggtaccaacagggactaaagggtggcattggtcccggttggggccacgaaccggtaccaatgcccggggtatataagaaaacacttagcagtttcgacgaaatccatcacttcttctcccccgacgcccctgctcctcctcgtcgccgtcgccgcccgacgcccctgctccaccactacaagaaatatgtcaacttgtgaccctcactattggccgctgaaaggtcatagtttttcatttgcgacctttttgtgaccaaaaacagaaggtcaaaagctggcagacgtttacgaccaaaacagaaggtcgttgaacccatgaccttttgttttggtcactggctgtctgcccaggccacgtcggatccgacgtggcaatctgacgtggcaaaattgcgaccaattgaGAAGGTCGTTGAT
This genomic window contains:
- the LOC141023028 gene encoding F-box protein At1g52495-like, which encodes MTMGRRRRNVEIPSEILHDILMKLTTRDVARSCCISRQWRAAVSDPFFRSTHANAMAMAGHAAAPAEVLLVSKTCEPGLGDEVSASSMSTGKDLRSFAVPGGYDLANVCHGLLCYVHRAGGPEAPAVVCNPATGETLALPKPPPLAAKGRKHLFALGFSPPTNEYKLFRFSPFSMDVYTLGDTAGWRQHLRSSSSCPTQTTAWAPLLIDGKLYMPTNCWKRVLVVDVVTETCRSYGLPEVKTFDGVPLVGAFELEGRLCLAIHEIIHDLPRGLNLWIMSLPPEDGNEPPEDGNEPPLWEPRHRFDIDEFYATKPWSAWADDGGEMLCYMHGNTLHKYDKRGRPPKSEQLRLPEIPSAWRSSKCRWSIHGGYHLTLLSPLTFALPPSKDKHQFKHTLSRVLYDAIRPWVRKAEEYI